The Coccidioides posadasii str. Silveira chromosome 2, complete sequence genomic interval GAAGCCTAGCCAGGCGCTTCAGATTAAACCAAATACCACGGTAGCAGAGGCCGCACAATTGATGGCTGCCAAACGCGAGGATTGCGTTCTAGTAACTGACGATGATGACCGCATTGCTGGTATATTTACCGCTAAGGATTTGGCGTTTCGCGTTGTTGGAGCCGGCATTAGAGCGAGAGACGTTACAATTGCCGAGATCATGACCAAAAACCCGCTATGTGCCCGGACCGATACTAGTGCGACCGACGCCCTGGATTTGATGGTTCGGAAAGGCTTCCGCCACTTGCCCGTTATGGACGAAAATCAGGATATTTCTGGTATTTTGGATATTACCAAGTGTTTTTATGATGCtatggagaagcttgaacGGGCATACAGCTCCTCTCGCAAGTTGTATGATGCTTTGGAAGGTGTACAGTCTGAATTGGGCTCGTCTCAGCCTCAGCAAATTATACAGTATGTGGAGGCGTTGCGGCAGAAAATGTCTGGGCCTACCCTTGAGTCTGTCTTGAATGGGCTGCCCCCAATTACTGTCTCCGTAAGAACATCAGTGAAAGACGCAGCCGCTTTGATGAGGGAGCATCATACTACAGCTCTTTTGGTGCAAGATCAAGGATCGATCACTGGAATCTTTACAAGTAAAGATGTTGTATTGCGAGTCATTGCCCCTGGATTGGACCCGGCTACCTGCAGCGTTGTGAGAGTTATGACCCCTCACCCTGACTTCGCGCCCACTGATATGAGCATCCAAGCTGCCCTTCGGAAAATGCATGGTATGTGAATTGCTTTGTGCAATTGTTAACGCTGTATACTAACACATGCTCTAGATGGACACTATTTGAACCTCCCTGTCATGAATGAATCAGGAGAGATCGTTGGCATGGTTGATGTGCTCAAACTGACATACGCCACACTAGAGCAGGTGTGTATTTTGTGAATATATTCTTCAGACGCTCCCCAGCTTACGACCTTCCCAGATCAATACTATGCAAACAAACGAGAATGAAGGGCCAGCCTGGAACAAATTCTGGCTCTCAATGGACCAGGAATCTGATTCTATGGTCTCGGGGGGGGGCCATAGCCAGAACCCTCGTCGATCTATCCTCAGCACCGATCCAAGAGATCGTGGAGATAGTGTTCTCCCACACGAATCCGCGTCACACCACGGTGAAGATGCTACTTCTGAATTATTGGACACACGGCACCTTGCGAACGACGATTCTCCATTCCCATTCAAATTCAAGGCTCCGAGCGGCCGCGTCCACCGACTTCAGGTCATTGCGTCCGCCGGTGTTGCCGAGCTGGCTGCTAACGTTTCGAGTAAACTTGGATCCGAAGTTGAAGCTGTTGGCGGGGAGGCCGTTGTGGAGGACGGCAAACTTAGCAACAGCGGGTACGCCCTGAGTTATTTGGATAATGAAGGTGACACTGTCTCCATCACAACAGACCAAGACCTCCTTGATGCCATCGTGCAAGCTAGAAAAGCTGGTCGGGATAAAGTGGACCTCTTTGTTCATGACCCGGAAAGCCCCCCGGTGATCGCTCAAGAACCCCAACAGGCCACCACGCAGGCACCCCCAGAACCAGTGACGAGATCACCCATAccggaagaagaagagcaaagCACGGACCAAGCCCGCCCTCAAAAGAGCCTTTCTCAGACTCTTACACAATCGTCAGCGGAACAACAGCTAATAGCAGGTGTTCCCAACGAGCTGATTTTACCGGGCGCAATTGTAACTCTTGCCGCGGTTATTTTGGGTGTGTTTGTCTTGAGTCGGGCGGGTGGAAAGAGATGATAATTGAGGCTGTCTAAGTTGATACAAATTATTGGATGGTGCTCATTCAATCGATTCTTGATTTCATAGACCTTCCCCCTTTTACATATCAGTATGTTTTTTTCTAATACCCTATACATCTCTCCCATGACTTTAGAGCCAGCGCCTGAGTCGATTGATTTGAAGCCAAGCATGTTGTCACATAGAGCTCTTGTAGATCCAACAATGTGTCAGTAATGTCGAAGAGATGATTCAATGCTGAGATTTACTATCTATGTGCACCTGAAAACTGCCATGGATCTGGACTTTTAACAGTCACCAgccaaacaaagcaaacacACTAAGGACCATTGGGGAATAGCGCGAAACCTGGGGTTCAGCACCCTAAACTTTTTTCAAACAAATATTCAAACCTACCTATCACTTATCGTCCATCCCACTTTTGAGAGCTTTGCTGTGAAACAACCTCTCACATATTGTCTCTCTGTTTCTCAAGCTGAGCTGCAGTGGCTGAATGTACACTCTTGTTGTGTTTTTGTTGTCTTGAATTTCATTATCAAAcatattgcttcttttctcctgACATTGTTAGCTGTCTCTTCCCTTTGACACGGTTGGGCGCGCCGCAGTCTTGGTGTATTCACTACCACGTATAGCGCGCGCTGCCCTGCTCCCTCACCCCTCTCATTTTACAGCTAATTAGTTTTTGTGTCTCTGGGAAAGCTTATTAGAGTGGACAAGATGTCAATCTTACCACAAGAGATCCACACTGCTTTATCGCAGTTGCTGTTGGGCCTTTCAACAGCCGACAATCTCGTGCGCACACAAGCTGAGGAGCAGTTGAATAATGAGTGGGTTCAGGGACGCCCGGATTTCTTGCTTATGGGGCTGGCAGAACAATTACAAGCTGCGGAGGATACAAACGTATGTGATGGGAGAGAGCGGGGTAACCCGCGTCATTCTTCGTTGTGCCCTTCTGCACCgattttttcctttcctaAGTCAGGATAGTTTATGCTAACATAGCTTCTGCTGTCGCTAGACACGGTCTTTTGCAGCAGTTCTTTTTCGACGGATAGCGGGACGATCGGTAAAGGATCCGAATTCGACTGATACAAGGAGATTATTCTTCACCCTGATGCCAGAGCAGAGATTGGCCATTCGTCAGAAATTGCTGCAAGCATTAAACGGTGAAACAGTATCTAGTGTGCGTAATAAAGTTGGAGATGCGGTGGCAGCTATCGCCGAACAGTACTCTGAGAGCGGTATGAATGAGCATTCGAAGTGGGGAGGATAATATTCGTTCTGAAGACAAGTATCTGATGGTATTCTGGGGTATAGGAGAGCCATGGCCAGAGCTGCTTGGTGTTCTCTTCCAAGCAAGCCAATCTTCTGATACGGGCCTTCGCGAATCGGCGTTCCGCATATTCTCCACCACACCACAAATCATTGAGAAGCAGCACGAAGAGACTGTCCTAGGTGTATTCTCGAAAGGATTCAAAGATGAGCACATTTCGGTACGTATGCCAAAATATCTCCCCCAAAATATGGCTTGCTAACGACGCACGGAAGGTCCGAATCTCTGCGATGGAAGCGTTTGCATCTTTCTTCGGATCCCTACATAAAAAGTCTCAGCCTaaattcttttctttggTGCCCGATCTTTTGAATATTCTCCCTCCACTTAAAGAAGCAGATGAAAGTGAGGAGCTGTCTAAGGCTTTCATAGCCCTCATAGATATTGCCGAGATTTGTCCCAGGATGTTCAAACCACTTTTCAATAACTTGGTTAAGTTCAGTATAAGTGTGATTAGCGACAAGGAACTTTCAGACCAAGTCAGGCAAAATGCACTGGAGCTTCTGGCAACATTTGCTGATTATGCACCAACAATGTGCAAGAAGGACGCGAACTATGCGCAGGATATGGTGACTCAATGCCTTAGTTTGATGACTGATGTTGGtcttgatgatgatgatgcgtCCGAATGGGGAGCTTCAGAAAATGTGAGTTTCTTAATTATCATTGGTTTCGCCTTACTAACAACAATAAAAAGCTTGATCTTGAAGAGAGCGACAAGAATCATGTTGCTGGCGAGCAATGCATGGATCGACTTGCCAATAAACTAGGCGGACAGGTTATTCTTCCTCCAACGTTCAGCTGGGTGCCAAGAATGatttcatcctcctcatgGCGCGATAGACATGCCGCCCTGATGGCTATCTCCGCTATTTCAGAGGGCTGTGGTGATCTGATGGTCGGTGAGCTGGATCAAGTTCTTGCGCTTGTTGTTCCAACACTACAGGACCAGCATCCTCGCGTGAAATTTGCAGGCTGCAATGCTCTAGGACAAATGAGCACTGATTTCGCTGGTACTATGCAAGAGAAGTATCATTCAGTGGTTCTTGGTTGCCTCATCCCTTCTTTGATGTCGGAACACCCACGAGTCCAAGCCCACGCCGCAGCTGCTCTGGTCAACTTCTGCGAGGAGGCGGAGCCCGCTATTCTGGAGCCATATCTTGAACAGTTGCTAGGACATCTCGTTCAACTGCTTCAAAGTCCGAAGAAGTTTGTTCAGGGACAGGCTCTCTGCACAATAGCCACCATCGCTGACTCGGCGGAAAGCACATTTGCCAATTACTACGACAGACTTATGCCAATGTTGTTTAATGTTCTAAGGGAAGAACAGTCTAAGGAGTACCGGGAAATCCGAGCCAAGGCTATGGAATGTGCTACGTTGATCGCATTAGCTGTTGGCAAGGAAAAGATGGGCCAAGATGCCTTGACGCTGGCTCAATTACTTGCCCATATCCAGCAAAATATAACTGATGCGGATGATCCACAGTCATCCTACCTCCTCCACTGCTGGGGTCGCATGTGCCGTGTCCTAGGTCCCGATTTTATTCCATATCTTCCTGGCGTTATGCCGCCTCTCCTTCAAGTTGCTGCTGCAAAGGCGGATGTCCAAATCCTCGATGATGAGACGCAAATTCAGGAAGTCGAGCAGGATGGAAAATGGGATCTACTCCCACTGAAGGATAAAGTTATTGGGATTAAAACCAGTGTCCTTGAAGACAAGAATATGGCAATTGACCTGATCACCATATACGCCCAAGTCCTTGAAGCCGCTTTTGAGCCATACGTTGTCGAACCGCTTGAAAAGATTGCGATACCCGGCCTTGCATTCTTCTTCCACGATCCTGTCAGGGTTTCTTGTGCCAAACTTATTCCCCATTTGTTGAATTCATATAAGAAGGCCCATGGCGACCGTTCACCAGAGTTTTTCCAGTTATGGTCCAAAACTGCTGAGAAAATTATTGAGTGCCTTAGTGCAGAACCTGCAGTTGATACCTTAGCGGAGATGTTTCAGTGTTTCTATGAATCTGTGGAGATTGCTGGCAAAAATAGTTTGACGCAGGATCACATGCAGGCGTTTATTGAGGCCACTAGATCAACGCTCGAGGACTATCAGATCCGTGTGAAGAAGCGTATGGAAGACAGGGCTGAAGCTGAGGAAGGGGACGACGAGACGCTTTCATTTGACTACGAAGCCGAAGAGGACCAAAATCTGCTGAGTGACATGAACAAAGCTTTCCATACAATCTTCAAAAATCACGGCGCATCATTTTTACCGGCCTGGGAACGCATCCTTCCCTTCTATGACGCCTTTGTTGTGACCTCTGAACCAACTCAGAGACAATGGGCTCTTTGTGTGATCGACGACGTCCTCGAATTCTGCGGCGAGCGGTCTTGGAACTACAAAGATCACATCATACAGCCATTGATAAATGGAATGCGAGACGACAACGCAGCCAACAGACAGGCTGCTTCATATGGTGTTGGTATTGCAGCTCAAAAAGGTGGTATCGCATGGAGCGAATTCGTAGCCGCCAGTATCCCAACTCTATTCCAAGTAACACAGCACAGAGAAGCTAGAGCCGAGGACCATGTGTTTGCTACAGAAAATGCTTGCGCCAGCATTGCCAAAATTCTACATTTCAATGCCAGCAAAGTGCAGAACCCACAGGAAGTGGCCGAGAATTGGATCAACACACTCCCAATTCTAAACGACGAGGAGGCAGCTCCTTATGGCTATTCCTTCCTTGCACAGTTAATTGATCAGTACGTTCTCCCTCTCTTCGTCCTGTATTCTTACACTCGCTGACTTGCTTTCTTAGACGAAACCCGGCCGTCTTCGCAAATGCTGAAAAGGCATTCACCTACGTTGTTCAGGCACTTGATGCTGAGAGTATTCAAGGTGCAGTTGCCAATAGAATTGTTGCTTCGGTGAAGCAACTCGTTGCGTCAACCAATGTGAACGCGGAGCAGGTTCTATCAATCGTCAAACCCGAGAAACAGATGATTGTGCGCCGATTCTTCCAATGATCCATCGGCCATTTTGATGAAAGTCTTTAACATTTTTTGACTCTGATGCGAACGAATCCCAATGTTACCCCCAGTCTGCATTTTTCGCCCTTCTAGCACCATCCTACTTTAAGCCCACCCCATTGTTCTTGTTATATCATGTCTACATTTCCACCTCACCGAAATTCCAATTGTCCCATGATGTTTAGCCTCCCGAGTTAGATAGAGCTCATACTACCAAATGACCGAATTGCCTTCGACTGGTATATGATGATCCCGCCTGAAAACCGAAACATGTTCTTCATTAGCATTCCGCTATAGCGCGATCtagaaatagcataaatcTAGTTAATGTCCACGGGATCCTTCAAACCCATTGCAAAAGATATCAAAGCTGCTACCCGACGGGTGTCCTCTTAGAGTCCCCAACATCGTCCCTCCATCCACGCTTTCTAGGATTAAAAGTTTAACCCCGCAATTACCCACCTGCATAGACTTATACCACACAGGTTTGGTATTTGGCTGAAGTTCAGAACAGGAGCTTTTAAGTCGATCTAATACTCATTGAAACATGGCTCAAGAATCAGACGCTCCGCAGCTCAAGGCGCGGAATCTCCTACTCCTCGGTGCAAGCGGCCTCATTGGTTCCAGGATTCTAAATGCCGTGGTTGCGGCAAGGTCGAACTTTGAGTCTATCGCGGTGTTTACCTCCGCATCGAATCTCGAAAAGAAACCAGGATTATTCGAACCTCTTAAGGCTCAAGGCATTCGTATCATTACTGGCGATGTCAACAGTGAAAATGATGTCCGTGCTGCTTATCAAGGTGCGTTGGATCAATAACTTCACTCCCGTGCCCGGCCGTGTAGTCACACAAGATCTATGCCGTGCGACAACATCCATTTAAATACTGACACATTTCGCATAAAAAGGTGTTGACACTGTCGTGAGTGCGCTTGGCCGTGATGTTCTCGCCTCCCAGATTCCTCTAATTCACCTTGCCGCCTCCCCTTCTTCGTCCGTAAAATGGTTTTTCCCATCAGAATACGGGACGGACATTGAGTACTCACCAGCCTCTGCGCATGAGAAGCCCCACCAGCAGAAACTCAAAGTGAGGGCAGCATTAAACGAAGTGAAAGATAGATTAGTACATACGTATGTCGTCACCGGCCCATTCTCTGAC includes:
- a CDS encoding uncharacterized protein (EggNog:ENOG410PHA9~COG:U,Y~BUSCO:733at33183) is translated as MSILPQEIHTALSQLLLGLSTADNLVRTQAEEQLNNEWVQGRPDFLLMGLAEQLQAAEDTNTRSFAAVLFRRIAGRSVKDPNSTDTRRLFFTLMPEQRLAIRQKLLQALNGETVSSVRNKVGDAVAAIAEQYSESGEPWPELLGVLFQASQSSDTGLRESAFRIFSTTPQIIEKQHEETVLGVFSKGFKDEHISVRISAMEAFASFFGSLHKKSQPKFFSLVPDLLNILPPLKEADESEELSKAFIALIDIAEICPRMFKPLFNNLVKFSISVISDKELSDQVRQNALELLATFADYAPTMCKKDANYAQDMVTQCLSLMTDVGLDDDDASEWGASENLDLEESDKNHVAGEQCMDRLANKLGGQVILPPTFSWVPRMISSSSWRDRHAALMAISAISEGCGDLMVGELDQVLALVVPTLQDQHPRVKFAGCNALGQMSTDFAGTMQEKYHSVVLGCLIPSLMSEHPRVQAHAAAALVNFCEEAEPAILEPYLEQLLGHLVQLLQSPKKFVQGQALCTIATIADSAESTFANYYDRLMPMLFNVLREEQSKEYREIRAKAMECATLIALAVGKEKMGQDALTLAQLLAHIQQNITDADDPQSSYLLHCWGRMCRVLGPDFIPYLPGVMPPLLQVAAAKADVQILDDETQIQEVEQDGKWDLLPLKDKVIGIKTSVLEDKNMAIDLITIYAQVLEAAFEPYVVEPLEKIAIPGLAFFFHDPVRVSCAKLIPHLLNSYKKAHGDRSPEFFQLWSKTAEKIIECLSAEPAVDTLAEMFQCFYESVEIAGKNSLTQDHMQAFIEATRSTLEDYQIRVKKRMEDRAEAEEGDDETLSFDYEAEEDQNLLSDMNKAFHTIFKNHGASFLPAWERILPFYDAFVVTSEPTQRQWALCVIDDVLEFCGERSWNYKDHIIQPLINGMRDDNAANRQAASYGVGIAAQKGGIAWSEFVAASIPTLFQVTQHREARAEDHVFATENACASIAKILHFNASKVQNPQEVAENWINTLPILNDEEAAPYGYSFLAQLIDQRNPAVFANAEKAFTYVVQALDAESIQGAVANRIVASVKQLVASTNVNAEQVLSIVKPEKQMIVRRFFQ
- a CDS encoding uncharacterized protein (EggNog:ENOG410PI90~COG:S), encoding MAQESDAPQLKARNLLLLGASGLIGSRILNAVVAARSNFESIAVFTSASNLEKKPGLFEPLKAQGIRIITGDVNSENDVRAAYQGVDTVVSALGRDVLASQIPLIHLAASPSSSVKWFFPSEYGTDIEYSPASAHEKPHQQKLKVRAALNEVKDRLVHTYVVTGPFSDLYLGPGLPDIRGGAFRVKERRADLLGDGNGSISLTTMDDVGKLVVAALLHPTAARNRALKVNSFTTTPAEILHEFERQTGGQGWDNVTYTPLDELRKLEEDAWKNGPPGRATVLTLRRIWTEGGTLYEKRDNEIIGEPQMATLEQAVSQAIKEQE
- a CDS encoding CBS/PB1 domain-containing protein (EggNog:ENOG410PG5U~COG:C~TransMembrane:1 (o629-648i)~BUSCO:3429at33183), with translation MSSTGTIRNRTMGRGQLPFEGAPSGIPRKVEHSSTQSMPSDVGSSTLSVSRQKQSKRDEAIRKKMEADLNKKRYNPARARSTRKAPPGTVLALKPSQALQIKPNTTVAEAAQLMAAKREDCVLVTDDDDRIAGIFTAKDLAFRVVGAGIRARDVTIAEIMTKNPLCARTDTSATDALDLMVRKGFRHLPVMDENQDISGILDITKCFYDAMEKLERAYSSSRKLYDALEGVQSELGSSQPQQIIQYVEALRQKMSGPTLESVLNGLPPITVSVRTSVKDAAALMREHHTTALLVQDQGSITGIFTSKDVVLRVIAPGLDPATCSVVRVMTPHPDFAPTDMSIQAALRKMHDGHYLNLPVMNESGEIVGMVDVLKLTYATLEQINTMQTNENEGPAWNKFWLSMDQESDSMVSGGGHSQNPRRSILSTDPRDRGDSVLPHESASHHGEDATSELLDTRHLANDDSPFPFKFKAPSGRVHRLQVIASAGVAELAANVSSKLGSEVEAVGGEAVVEDGKLSNSGYALSYLDNEGDTVSITTDQDLLDAIVQARKAGRDKVDLFVHDPESPPVIAQEPQQATTQAPPEPVTRSPIPEEEEQSTDQARPQKSLSQTLTQSSAEQQLIAGVPNELILPGAIVTLAAVILGVFVLSRAGGKR